The Syngnathus scovelli strain Florida chromosome 18, RoL_Ssco_1.2, whole genome shotgun sequence genomic interval ATTGAGAGCCCCGGTGGAGCCCTGCGCCTCCCGGGTGCGCAAAACTCCCAGCaggtggagcagcagcagcagcaccaacaGCAACACAGGTCGCCTTCGGGTCCCATCCTGGAGCGCCTCGGGGAGGAGTATTTCATCCGGCTGGGCAACGGCGACTCGAACTCTTTCCCCCCCTCGTCCATGTACCCCCTCGGAGCCGGTGGGCTCTTGAACCGGGCGCTGCAGCTGCAGCTGATTCGGAGGCTTTTGCCAGGCAAAGTGGGCAACGTTCGAGGCGGCTTCAGCAATGACGACGAGGGGGACTCGGTGGAGCGGGGCCGCCGGTCCGAAGACCCGCCCATCTCCCTGGACCTCACCTTCCACCTACTGCGGGAGATGATGGAGATGTCCAGGGCGGAGCAGCTGGCCCAGCAAGCCCAGAACAACAGAAGAATGATGGAGCTTTTCGGGAAGTGAAGACCAAAGACCCTCAAATCCACCCTAAAAAAaactatgtatttattttgctgCTTTTATCACATTATGATTTACAGCTCAAACTGGATGttaaaatgtgacaaaaaactttgtatcagagaaaaaaagttgcttttttCTGTATATATGACATTATTGGTTTGTTAATAAACTGATGTGCAAGCAGTCATGTGCAGGAGATATCGTATATAttttctaataaaaaaaatactcaaagcACAGTTTTTACATTTCTCTGTGGAAATCtgtacttggaaaaaaaatccccctaaAAGGCTTCATTGTCACTAATATCCCCATATACAGTATTTAATAGTAAATATAGAGTTGCAGTAGTACTAAATTGATGCAAGTCAAAATGTGGCTAATAAAAAACAACTTAAAATAACTTCATTTAATATTTCTACATATTTAATAGTGAGCTGTAAAATAATATTCAAATGGCTTTTAAACATCATCTTATAAAACCTCCACACCTCACTCACTAAATCCTGCTGTCGAACTGGGTAAtattaatcatttaaaaaaataaaataaaaaataaaaacgcacCCATGTAAGCAAGCAGAGGTGCATCTTTCCTGAGTCTTGCCTACACAGATATTGATTCATATATAAGCCAAGTCGTGGGATAACACCGCATGTGAATTTTCttccaaaataataaaacattagCAACGGTGTCGTACATTTTTCTACACCCCCCCACATATATTTTTCCACGCCCCACCTTTTTCTAGatgcaattactgtgaaaagaaGCTTGAACGAAGTCGTAATGAGGGTGTTAATTAAATACgtgggtgcgcgtgtgtgttgatCCTTGAGCGACACTGTCCGCAGACTGAACAAAAAGGCTGTGAGTCATCCTTATTCTACTTTTGGCTCAGCCCTCAGTGAATGGCACTGTGTCCTTTATATACGCTTATTGAATTTATAACACAAATGCGCCCGAGAGAAATGGTGCGGCCAAAAAATTTTGGTCTGCAAAAAAAAGTaccaccaaaatttccaaacatTCATGTGCTAAAAAAGTGTTCCCCGTCTGAAATAAACAGTTTTTGGAAACAGACTATCTAAAAATTCTCAACggcatgtattctttatcctctgcaactcATATTAGTGCTGAGGACTTTCTCGCTGTACatctgtattatactgcccccatgtGGCCAAAGTGTGCACTTCAAAAGTGGCCACAAAATGTCCAATGAATTGAAGCAAAAAGTGTGACCGAAATTATTTCTTCACATACCATTTAATTATATCATTACCCTTGCTTTGATATTTGTTGTGTTACACAACACATAATCACACATAATTTGAGTTTCAATCATGATTACAAATTGTACTTGTATCTTAAGGCACTGCTGTACCTTTTAGTAAAATTGTATAGTACATAGCTTGGTACCTTGGAAAAGGGTGTTGTGCTAAAGTAGTAAAAATATTGATAAACGTTACATAATTGATAAAGGCGCACAGAAAGCACAGGGGCAAAAAGTTCAGTCATTGTGTTTTCTCCCGGCTGATTCAGGTGGAGGCCATGCTCTTAGCCACGGCGGGGACGGGATTTGTCTGCGGAGTTGGGGCGGGAAGCGGCGGTGCGGAAGACACAGTGGGTGTGCTAGCCGCCGAGGTCGGGGGCGCCGCCGGCTCCACTTGCGCCACGCCCGCCGCTTCTTCCTCATCctcgtcatcgtcatcgtctGTAGAAGGAGGGGGAGGTGTCAGAGACAGGTTCCACGTCATGTGACGTCGACGTGCTCGTCACCTTGGAGGAAGTCAATGCTGCCCAACATCTCGCGCTCTCGCCGGAAGTCGGCGGTGAAGTGATCCATGTTCTCGTAGCCTCGCTCTACTTTGTCCAGGTGAGACGTGCTACATGCTTCTGCTAGTCTAAGTGCAAAACAGATTTCTTACATTATActtcatatgtgtgtgtgttcacgggTAAAGGTCATAGGTGAAGGCCAAATTCAAGTACTTTTGTGTTTCAGGTGTACTTACTGTTTGAGGAGAGGTTTTGTGTTCTGGAAGAGAGAAACCAAATGAAAGTCAGTCACCAGTGAAAAGGGATCACGGCGGCCATTTCGTTTTCTGACCTGCAGGAAGACGGCCATCTCCTGCTCTCCCATGATCTCCAGCCCCTTCTCCACGATCTTGCAGCTTTCCTCGAGGTGGTCTTCGTACTTCCTGGTCAGGCTCCTGATGTAGCTAACCTTCTCCTCCTGCTCGGCCGTCACCTTGAGATTCATGTCGCGTTTCTTGTCCTCCAGGATGGTGTAAAGCAGGTCGAACTTCTCGCACACCAGATTCTTCTGACGACGACTGTTCTCCTTATTGTGGGAAATTAATTTCAGTGAGACGAAAAAACAGGGTGTGTATAGTATGCgacatttttttccttccctctGAGGGAAAACTGACCTCTATGGCGCGACAGGCCTCCTCCAGTTGACCGATGATGCCCTGCAACCTGTCGTTGTTGCCCAGCATCATGGCGATGCCGTCGTTCAGCTCAGACTGCGTGAGTTGAGCCCTTcgtttagtttttatttttttattttgtatttcttagTCATTTTTTGGGGAGGCGTGAACTCACCTTCTTGGTCTGGTAGATGCTGTTGATGGGCTGCACCTCGCAGTCCTTGTGCGCGCCAAACACTTTGCACATGGAGCACGTGGGCACGTTGTGGCTGATGCAGTAGATGTTGATCTTCTCATCCTTGTGAACGTCGCACATGGGCGCCGCTGCCTCTTTGCGCTCGGGCACCGGCGTGCTGCCGCTGTTTTTATCGACGGGAAAAGTGATGTCACTTTGATAATGTCACAGTTTCGCATGGCAGGAAGTGTATTGACGAATCGGTCGTCAGGTTTTGGCCGTGCGTGGAATGCGAGGGGCAAAATGGCGTCAGAGCAAAATGCAAATGCTTATTCAAATAAGTTCAAGATTTTATTACGTGACACTTTGGATGTTGATTTCCTGTCATTTCCCAACTAACCTGCTGGATTCCTGCTTAAACATGTCGATGATATTCTCCACCAACAGGTTCCGCTGCAGCCCGTAGACGCCGTGGCGGTCCAGGACTACCTCGTGCCTACAGGACGGACACCGGAAGCGGCCGCCAGACGCCAACGAGCCGCTCCTGGTGGTCGGCAGGTATGGGTTGGAAGCCTGAAGTTGTTGGACGTCAAAagttttcaattaatttttacattacccaaaaattttgtttttgtttccactGTATACGTCGGAAAAAACAAGGACAGCAGTAAAGCACAAGCTACTACCCATCCATGGCCTTACTTAAAACATTGGTTTGATGTTATCGGGTCCAAATGTCTTCTGGTCTAATTGTGCCAAAACTAAATACATCGGTGTCTGTATGGATAAGATGTATCTTTTGAGATGTCATCATGAGCTATTTACGTTCATACAAATGTCAAATGTTTCAATGACACGAGGTTAGCTTGAGGTGCTAACGTCAAGTAGCAGTGCTCTAGATAGTCTTATTGGATGACGGCGAATACAGATAGCTGTCGAGTGGCTTGTTTTCTTACCTGGAAGACGTCGTTGGCGCATTTTCGGCACAGGTTGTGCTGGCAGGGCAGGATGACCACAGGCTTTGTAAACATCTCCAGGCATATCGGGCAAATTAGCTGCTTTTCCAGGTTCTCCATGGTGTTCCTTACTCTTCCGGGTTCCACAAAAACAAGAGCTGATTCACGTCAGGAAAAGATTGTTTGAGGAAAACAACATTAGGCCCCAAAGTACAAGGCCGGCCGGGTGTGTTGCGCCTCTCTCTCTTGCTGCTGGTATCACGTCTGTTTTTAGAAGCTACTGCACTCACGTCACTGCCATTTATACCATGCCCATATTTGAAACTGAGAAGGGAAGTGGCTGGCAGCTGCGGGTTACCAACACTCTTCCCCTTTATTTACACAGTAAAAACTTTGAGTAGTGCCTCTAGCTTTAGCCATCAGCAATCACATAAAAAAATGACCACTGTAATGATGCTAAAGGTTGGCAGCTGACGTTCTTTGAACTCAATTGGCCTTAATGAATAGTTGGGTCTTTAAAGTACCCGCCCACCTATTAAGTTTGAAATTAAAACACCAAGTTAATCTGTCTGTCAAAAATGCTAAATGTATTATCACCAATTGACATAATGACCACCAAACACAATAACAAGCACACTGAGATTGTGTACCCATGTCTTGGCAGTTGGAATGGGCGGCGATCTCGAGCAAAGAACCCTCGAGGACAAGGACCACGTGGAAGCAACAGTTGAATAGTGCCCCACCACATCAAAACTAAAAGGTAAACAAAGCTGCATTGTTAGTATGCATTCTGATCATGTTTGGCTAAGTTGTCAACTACGTTGTGTTTTGCTGTACACACATTCCAGATTTCATAACCCATTTGATTGCTTTTAGCTTTACCCTCAATCTGGCTGAAATCTAATAACGACCCATTACCAGTTTTAAACCCCAAAATTAACGCGATTCATTTGCGAAGTCTGCTGTAATTAATGTTTAGCTATCAAATAGAACACGTTTGAAGAGTTGCAAGTACGACACTCCATAAAGGACGATATTGAGTCACGTGAACATAAAGGACGATATCGAGTCACGTGAACATTACATCGAAAACATTACATCGTTCTACCATTTTAGCTGATTTCCTGTTAGGAAAAGTGGAAGTAAATGTCTGTAGAATATTTAACAGCAGTCTCCAGATTTGCATTTGCATTTTTCTTGTACAATGATCCGCTGTTACGTTAATATACGAGTCGTTCAGCTAGTCTCTGGTCGCCCTATTTAAGACGGCTATTCCACCACCGTTTCACATGACCTTCGATAGCTCAGTTGGTAGAGCGGAGGACTGTAGAGGCTACACGGAGATCCTTAGGTCGCTGGTTcaaatccggctcgaaggaATGTTttgtaacgtttttttttttaattgcgtgAATGTAAATGGTGATTAACAGTAATGAGTTTATGGCATCAAGATGAGTTCATTTTAACATATCACCCATATCCACCCATATCTCCTTTCAAAAGCCCACCCGCTGAGAAATACAGTCAACTAGTGCCATCTACTGGCGCGATATTCTGTACGATTGTACGTTCTGGTACGTTCCTACTCTACTACTAAATCCATTCCGGCCTCTACGATAAAAAGCAAAACATATTTAGCCCATTTTAGGAAAACAATACCATTGTAATTTATAAAAAATAGAGTAAATATAGTTTGATACAATTTTAAGAATTAATTATCTGTATGTGCATCATGATTTAATGCGTCAGTTCAACACATTGCGGTGATTCTTCTGGTGTGCCTCCATTGGCCACTGGGTGCTGTGTCATATCGGTGATTATTACGCAGAGGATAAAGCTATTTTAATTAATTCATCGATCCGTTTTTAATCATATATTTTTCTCGGGTATAATAAAGCTTTCCAGAAGTTGATAAAAAAGGGTGACCTTTTTTGTTCTACTCTAGTTTGCCACAAGATAGCGCAACATACCCAGCTCAGTTGCATTgcatttcaagttttttttttttttgggggggggggaaattgaCTGTCATGTTATGcaaaatatgtatatttttatttacttcctggaattattttaatgtatgcaaaatgttatttttaccaATTGATTAattattgtttaaaaaatagagTCGTAGGTTAATTACAGATTAAAAGTTTTGCCACAAGTAAACCAAACAACCCCGATTCATCATAACAAAGATTGTAAATGGTGTTTTGTCTAAACAATAAGACTCATTAGTGCATCCCAAAAATCATAGATGCCTCCCCCATCTGCAGTTGAGTATATATGATGTGCGCTCATGTGATGTGATGCGCTCATGTCCAATGGTACAGAACTGCAACCCGGCAACGTGAAATGACTTGTTGCACCGTCACGAGGTAACGATTGAATCAATTACAGCAGTCGATGGAGCGGCGGGACCTTAGGGGATTTTCTCCTCGCACCCCTCGAGGGCAATCAACAGGTACTCTGCTCACCTGGCAGACCAGATAAGCTCCCTTGCCTCACTATCAATTAGCCGCTATGCCTGTTATTCCGACTGCCTACTTCCTCCAAGCGGATCCAAAGTAGTCATACACACCCCGCACCACAAGATAATCGCTCAGGTTCAATTATCGCTATGTATGTACTCAAAACACATATTTCCCTTCCCAGCAAGTCGTAAAAATGTATTCAGATGGGTCGTATTGTCTCTGACGGCTGGAAATGATGTGGGTCGCCTTTGTGTGGGGTTAAGGTTGTATACGAACTACTAAGGGGAAGCCATAGAAATTGAGAGGGCAGGGGGGATTATCCACTGGGCACGGGAGCCTGACTGTTGCCATGACACagccattccccccccccccccccccctatcctCCACACTGCATGGAACTCCCCAAATAAAATGTCCTTATTCTGCTCCATTACTGTGTTTATCTTGGGAAGCGGGGAGGGGATGAGAACCACTCATCCAGTGTGTGTATTCAGCTGCACTTTATCAAACACGCAcgcagcaaacacacacagcaaAATCAATCGTTTGTTTGGATGCCAGATAAACACACCATGAAAAAAAGCGACATTTGCTGAGTGTGCCTTTACATTTGCAATATCTTGAGTCACTACTACTGAGCTCCTGAGTAGTATGAGTCATGAGAGGAAGGTAATCACAGGcaatgatgtgtgtgtgcgtgcgtgtgtgtttgtggagaGCGCTACAGGGCAAGCCCCGTTGTGTGGAGGAATACCCTTGAGAAAATCACCACTCGGAATAGGTCTTGGGAACAAAGCCAATAGGAGTACCGTGTTCATTCCGCATGGGAAACAGCAACCAATCGTCGCGGTGCTTACAACTACCTCCTCTCTCCTATTGGTCACGTGTAAATCGAAGGCGttttagttttccctttttttgtgcgtgtggcTCCCCCACAACAGCACCATCTCTGGCAGGTGGTGTCGCCCTTTAAGGAAACAGCAGCCGGGCGACCGTTAATATCGTTTTTTGAGTCTTTAGCACGGAATAGCTTGCGTGTGGGTTGTTTGATCACTATTATATTAACGAGTGATCATTTCACGTATCCACGGCCATGACAAGCTTTGACCAGCCACCCGGAACGCGGCGAACGAGCTAGAAACGAGAACGTCGGGGTTCCCCCCTTCCTCTTCTGCCACTTTGGTGGTCTAAAAGGAGCCAGCTACTTGTTCAACGCTTGCGGAACCGGGAACGAGCGAGTGAGGCCGTGGTGGGGGTATTAGAAGACCCCTCCACTCCCAATAACCAGCACCACCACGCCGCTGCGACTTGTCGAGCTCTCATCTCCAGGAGTTGGGCTCTCCCTTCGTCGGCGATATGTCGATGTGAAACGTCGACGCTCCATTTttgttggggggtggggggtggaagtgagggttttttttggggggagattGTTGCCCGTTAACATGCGGAGCCCAAAAAGCTGCGGACCTTCGTTTCTGCTTTGAGAAGGAGACAGGAGGAAAAAGGGGAGAACAAAAAAATGAGGAAGCGTCTACATAAAGACCCCGAAAATGACAAGGTCTTATTGTCTGGTGGGTCCTCAGGCCTGGATTTGAGCAGATCGAGAAGGAAAGGCTCtccttgaggttttttttgttgttgtaatatTTGTTTTGATTGCCATCACTATGACACCAAAGGAGCGCAAACGgtgtttttcccccctttgGAAGTTGTGCCAGAGTGGCTCACAATGAACAGAAACACTTTCAACTTGGAGAAAAGATCGTATTATTGACATTTTTTGCTTGCTATATTTtccaagtatttctttgttatctCCCTGACTATTCAATGGAAGTATGCTATCAGCTACCGGTGTTGCCTCTA includes:
- the crhb gene encoding corticotropin releasing hormone b, with the protein product MKFNLLATTVILLVAFLPRRECRAIESPGGALRLPGAQNSQQVEQQQQHQQQHRSPSGPILERLGEEYFIRLGNGDSNSFPPSSMYPLGAGGLLNRALQLQLIRRLLPGKVGNVRGGFSNDDEGDSVERGRRSEDPPISLDLTFHLLREMMEMSRAEQLAQQAQNNRRMMELFGK
- the trim55b gene encoding tripartite motif-containing protein 55b — protein: MENLEKQLICPICLEMFTKPVVILPCQHNLCRKCANDVFQASNPYLPTTRSGSLASGGRFRCPSCRHEVVLDRHGVYGLQRNLLVENIIDMFKQESSSGSTPVPERKEAAAPMCDVHKDEKINIYCISHNVPTCSMCKVFGAHKDCEVQPINSIYQTKKSELNDGIAMMLGNNDRLQGIIGQLEEACRAIEENSRRQKNLVCEKFDLLYTILEDKKRDMNLKVTAEQEEKVSYIRSLTRKYEDHLEESCKIVEKGLEIMGEQEMAVFLQNTKPLLKQLAEACSTSHLDKVERGYENMDHFTADFRREREMLGSIDFLQDDDDDEDEEEAAGVAQVEPAAPPTSAASTPTVSSAPPLPAPTPQTNPVPAVAKSMAST